In one Cloacibacillus porcorum genomic region, the following are encoded:
- a CDS encoding SIMPL domain-containing protein, with amino-acid sequence MKRTRYIVVVMLLMLSVFAVSASASAAEERDSIAVTGTASVEAEPDMASVTLSMTEYGKSAASTRAALAERIERLSKYIASIRVDSKDFKTTGYELAPNYVTEREKRVQKGYAATVSFAVTVRNLADLGAVIDGSAEKCSASVNNVSFGLQKREEIERGLLKSAVEDARARASLVASTGGRSLGRLVNANIGTAGAVPLARKNTAMSYSMMADAAMPAATQLASGVINVSVSVSLVFELK; translated from the coding sequence ATGAAACGTACGAGATACATCGTTGTGGTAATGCTGCTTATGCTGTCTGTATTCGCCGTCTCCGCGAGCGCGTCGGCGGCGGAGGAGCGCGACTCCATCGCCGTGACCGGAACCGCCTCCGTTGAGGCTGAACCTGATATGGCATCTGTGACGCTCTCCATGACCGAATATGGAAAGAGCGCTGCCTCGACCCGCGCCGCGCTCGCGGAGAGGATAGAGAGGCTGAGTAAATACATTGCCTCTATTCGCGTGGATTCAAAGGATTTCAAAACGACGGGCTATGAGCTTGCGCCGAATTATGTGACGGAGCGCGAGAAGCGCGTCCAGAAGGGCTACGCGGCGACCGTATCGTTTGCCGTTACGGTGCGGAACCTTGCCGACCTTGGCGCCGTTATCGACGGCAGCGCGGAAAAATGTTCCGCCTCCGTGAATAACGTCAGCTTTGGACTGCAAAAGCGTGAGGAGATCGAGCGCGGCCTTCTGAAGTCCGCGGTCGAGGACGCCAGAGCGCGCGCCTCTTTAGTCGCCTCAACGGGCGGACGCAGCCTCGGCAGGCTGGTCAACGCGAACATCGGCACCGCCGGCGCCGTGCCACTGGCGCGAAAAAACACCGCAATGAGCTATTCAATGATGGCGGACGCGGCGATGCCCGCCGCCACGCAGCTTGCCTCCGGAGTGATAAACGTCAGCGTCTCCGTCTCGCTGGTATTTGAGCTGAAATGA
- a CDS encoding YgiQ family radical SAM protein, with protein sequence MTAEKNGAIRRLENKNKFRAKQPPKAPASPPRSAFLPVSRADMEARGWDELDVLVITGDAYVDHPSFGHAIIARWLEAHGFRVGIVSQPDWRGTEDFAELGRPRLCVMLSAGNLDSMLNHYTASGKKRRRDDYTPGGAAGHRPDRATVVYANRVRELWGDIPLVIGGIEASLRRFAHYDYWSDSVRRSILTDSRADLLVYGMGESASLEIARRLADGEEAASLRDIAGTCWKTHDLAAANDAVALGSFAEVSADKAKFAASFKLFYDENDGIRGKRLIQDQGAWHVVQNRPARPLSTAEMDRIYALPYARAWHPDYDAAGGVPAFDEVKFSITSHRGCFGECGFCAISSHQGRIIQRRSDESIIKEAELLTKMPGFKGYIHDIGGPTANFTVPSCQESIKRGSCKGKSCLYPQPCKKLRADHDDYIALLRKVRALPRIKKVFIRSGLRYDYIIADKKGEFLEELCRWHISGQLKVAPEHVSAEVLQYMRKPPRAVTEEFLKRYAEMNARLGMKQFLVPYFMSAHPGSTLKEAVELAEFIRDSGLRPEQVQDFTPTPGSLSTCIYYTGIDPLTMRKVYVPKDHEERKMQRALLQYWMPENREYVRKALIKAGRKDLIGRGPKALVY encoded by the coding sequence ATGACCGCTGAAAAAAACGGCGCGATACGCCGTCTTGAAAATAAAAATAAATTCCGCGCGAAGCAGCCGCCAAAGGCTCCGGCCTCCCCGCCGAGGAGCGCCTTCCTTCCCGTGAGCCGGGCCGACATGGAGGCGCGCGGCTGGGATGAACTCGACGTCCTCGTCATCACGGGAGACGCCTACGTCGACCACCCCAGCTTCGGCCACGCGATAATCGCGCGCTGGCTCGAAGCTCACGGCTTCCGCGTCGGCATCGTCTCCCAGCCGGACTGGCGCGGCACGGAGGATTTCGCGGAGCTCGGCCGTCCGCGCCTCTGCGTCATGCTCTCGGCGGGGAACCTCGACTCAATGCTGAACCACTACACGGCCTCCGGCAAAAAACGCCGCCGCGACGACTATACTCCGGGCGGCGCGGCGGGACACAGGCCGGACCGGGCCACCGTCGTATACGCCAACAGGGTGCGCGAGCTCTGGGGCGACATCCCCCTAGTGATCGGCGGCATCGAAGCCAGCCTGCGCCGCTTCGCGCACTACGACTACTGGAGCGACAGCGTGCGCCGCTCAATCCTGACGGACAGCCGCGCAGACCTTCTCGTATATGGCATGGGCGAGAGCGCCTCGCTGGAGATCGCGCGCCGCCTCGCCGACGGTGAAGAGGCCGCCTCGCTCAGGGATATCGCGGGCACCTGCTGGAAGACGCACGATTTGGCGGCGGCCAACGACGCCGTGGCGCTCGGCTCCTTTGCGGAGGTCAGCGCCGACAAGGCAAAGTTCGCCGCCTCCTTCAAGCTCTTCTACGACGAGAACGACGGCATACGCGGCAAGCGGCTCATTCAGGACCAGGGGGCCTGGCACGTCGTGCAGAACCGCCCCGCACGCCCGCTCTCGACGGCGGAGATGGACAGGATATACGCCCTGCCCTACGCGCGCGCCTGGCATCCCGACTACGACGCCGCGGGCGGCGTACCCGCCTTCGACGAGGTAAAGTTCAGCATCACAAGCCACCGGGGCTGCTTCGGGGAATGCGGCTTCTGCGCGATATCCTCCCACCAGGGACGCATCATCCAGAGAAGAAGCGACGAATCGATCATCAAGGAGGCCGAGCTTCTCACGAAGATGCCCGGCTTCAAGGGCTACATCCACGATATCGGCGGCCCGACGGCGAATTTTACCGTCCCCTCCTGTCAGGAGTCAATCAAGCGCGGCTCCTGCAAGGGAAAGTCCTGCCTCTATCCGCAGCCCTGCAAAAAGCTGCGCGCGGACCACGACGATTACATCGCGCTGCTGCGCAAGGTACGCGCTCTGCCGCGCATCAAAAAGGTATTCATCCGCTCGGGGCTTCGTTACGACTACATCATCGCGGATAAAAAGGGCGAATTTCTCGAGGAACTCTGCCGCTGGCACATCAGCGGACAGCTGAAGGTGGCCCCAGAACATGTGAGCGCGGAGGTGCTGCAGTATATGCGCAAGCCGCCGCGCGCCGTGACCGAAGAATTTTTGAAAAGATACGCGGAGATGAACGCCAGGCTCGGCATGAAGCAGTTCCTCGTCCCCTATTTCATGTCGGCCCATCCCGGCTCGACGCTGAAAGAGGCGGTGGAACTCGCGGAGTTTATCCGCGACAGCGGCCTGCGCCCCGAGCAGGTGCAGGACTTCACCCCGACGCCCGGTTCGCTCTCCACCTGTATTTATTATACCGGCATAGACCCGCTCACGATGCGGAAGGTCTATGTCCCGAAGGATCACGAGGAGCGAAAGATGCAGCGGGCGCTCCTGCAGTACTGGATGCCGGAAAACAGGGAATATGTACGCAAGGCGCTGATAAAGGCGGGAAGAAAGGACCTCATCGGCCGCGGCCCGAAGGCGCTGGTTTACTGA
- a CDS encoding M48 family metallopeptidase: MINDYIAVEGIRYEIRRNARRKRVAIGLDGDNNFFIAAPVHTARGELERILREHSASFVDKIAKKRPHSLAVEHKYEDGELFFFRGEQYPLRIEPGFAGGLRFAGGEFLSGSFTDSEIIRHNFEVWYAHRLREMIQAEFPAWCKRIGVGPKKVELKNVRTLWGSCSSSKSITFSIRLALVPPPLMEYVMIHELCHLLEMNHSAKFWGHVGRFCGGYEQRRAELKRDGGKYRW, encoded by the coding sequence ATGATAAACGATTATATTGCCGTAGAGGGGATCAGATACGAGATAAGAAGAAACGCGCGAAGAAAGCGGGTCGCTATCGGGCTGGACGGCGACAATAACTTTTTTATCGCCGCGCCCGTCCATACGGCGCGCGGGGAGCTCGAGCGCATCCTGCGGGAACATTCCGCCTCGTTTGTCGATAAGATCGCGAAAAAAAGGCCGCATTCGCTGGCCGTGGAGCACAAATATGAGGACGGCGAACTCTTCTTTTTTCGTGGGGAACAGTATCCTTTGCGGATAGAACCCGGCTTTGCCGGCGGCCTGCGGTTTGCCGGAGGGGAATTTTTGAGTGGTTCATTCACTGACAGCGAAATAATTCGCCATAATTTCGAGGTTTGGTATGCCCATAGGCTCAGAGAAATGATACAGGCGGAGTTTCCTGCATGGTGCAAACGTATCGGCGTCGGCCCGAAGAAGGTAGAGCTGAAAAACGTCAGGACGCTGTGGGGCAGCTGCTCTTCGTCTAAGAGCATCACCTTCAGCATCCGCCTCGCGCTAGTACCGCCCCCCCTGATGGAATATGTGATGATACACGAGCTCTGTCACCTGCTGGAGATGAACCATTCCGCGAAATTCTGGGGCCATGTCGGACGCTTTTGCGGCGGCTACGAGCAGCGGCGGGCCGAGCTCAAACGCGACGGAGGCAAATATAGATGGTGA
- a CDS encoding MBL fold metallo-hydrolase produces the protein MTKIENFSYPENFIKYLGTSGGRFSMIRQVRSTGGLWFRYGGIQGVIDPGPGSLAHICAARPELAADEADFVLLTHKHLDHSTDANVLIECMTHGGFDERGLLVAPRDALAGDDPVILKYSQKRVPRIVSPADGQPVGLGRGVTAEPVAHVHHGVECFGYIFRREGLNDWGIISDSRLMPYFAERYQSCRFLSLNATFPNAKSRLDHMSIEEARQLLTELHPQAAVLTHLGAMLTSPEGEHFLTGLDTKETHIVAAEDGMVVDLDSLAIYRERRGEPAAVRYEKE, from the coding sequence TTGACTAAAATCGAGAATTTTTCCTATCCTGAGAACTTTATAAAATACCTTGGCACAAGCGGCGGACGTTTCTCGATGATACGTCAGGTGCGCAGCACTGGCGGCCTCTGGTTCCGCTACGGCGGGATTCAGGGGGTCATAGATCCCGGCCCCGGAAGCCTCGCGCATATCTGCGCCGCGCGGCCGGAGCTGGCCGCCGACGAGGCTGATTTTGTACTGCTCACGCACAAGCACCTCGACCACAGCACCGACGCGAACGTGCTGATCGAGTGCATGACACACGGAGGTTTTGACGAGCGGGGGCTGCTCGTTGCGCCGCGGGACGCGCTCGCGGGCGACGACCCTGTGATCCTGAAATATTCGCAGAAGCGTGTGCCGCGGATAGTGAGCCCCGCCGATGGGCAGCCGGTCGGCCTTGGACGCGGCGTGACCGCGGAGCCGGTGGCGCACGTCCACCACGGCGTTGAATGTTTCGGCTATATCTTCCGCCGCGAGGGGCTGAATGATTGGGGGATCATCAGCGACAGCCGTCTGATGCCATATTTTGCAGAGAGGTATCAAAGCTGCCGCTTCCTCTCGCTGAACGCCACCTTTCCCAACGCCAAGAGCCGCCTGGACCACATGTCGATCGAGGAGGCGCGGCAGCTGCTGACGGAGCTGCATCCCCAGGCTGCCGTCCTGACGCATCTGGGAGCGATGCTCACCTCGCCCGAGGGGGAACACTTTCTGACGGGGCTCGATACGAAAGAGACTCACATCGTCGCGGCGGAGGACGGCATGGTCGTAGACCTCGATTCTCTGGCGATATACCGCGAGCGGCGCGGAGAGCCGGCCGCCGTCAGGTATGAAAAAGAGTGA
- a CDS encoding IS3 family transposase, protein MVIERNIKYRIIFEFSTKHSVCGMCRFLSVSRSAYYSWLKRRGMKDKDGPLIEAIRTGQNINKNTYGYRRMTLWLNNFIGIHVNNKRVRRVMKKAGLQAEIRKKKKFKVMSGNIHSYENILNREFRSDRPNQKLVTDITYIRTKKGNIFLSMIKDLFDNSIQGYQISRNNNIKLVTDTLKKAFENNNKVVADGPILHSDQGFQYTSHAYFNLTQRYGLKVSMSRKGNCLDNACAENFFSHIKSELVNRVKWENYEEAKDAIDEYIRYYNNDRIQIKLKKAPMQYRSLFIE, encoded by the coding sequence GTGGTGATAGAAAGAAATATTAAATACAGGATCATTTTTGAATTTTCAACAAAACATTCTGTCTGTGGAATGTGTAGATTTTTGTCCGTATCACGCTCCGCATACTACAGTTGGCTAAAGCGGCGTGGAATGAAAGATAAAGACGGTCCTCTCATAGAAGCAATAAGAACGGGACAGAATATCAACAAAAACACTTATGGGTACAGGCGAATGACTCTGTGGCTCAACAACTTCATTGGCATTCATGTAAACAATAAGAGGGTAAGGCGTGTTATGAAAAAAGCGGGACTTCAAGCGGAAATAAGAAAAAAGAAAAAGTTTAAAGTGATGTCAGGAAATATCCACAGCTATGAGAATATCCTGAACAGAGAATTTCGTTCCGACAGACCAAACCAGAAACTGGTTACTGATATCACATATATACGAACAAAAAAGGGTAATATATTCCTCTCCATGATAAAAGATCTCTTTGATAATTCCATACAGGGATATCAAATCAGTCGTAATAATAATATTAAGTTAGTAACCGATACATTGAAGAAAGCATTTGAAAATAATAATAAGGTGGTCGCTGATGGACCAATCCTCCACAGCGACCAGGGGTTTCAATATACAAGCCATGCATATTTCAACCTGACACAAAGATACGGACTCAAGGTCTCAATGTCAAGGAAAGGAAATTGTTTGGATAATGCATGTGCAGAAAACTTCTTTAGTCACATTAAATCAGAACTCGTCAACCGAGTAAAATGGGAGAACTACGAGGAGGCCAAAGATGCCATAGACGAATATATAAGGTATTATAATAACGACAGGATACAGATAAAATTGAAAAAGGCTCCGATGCAATATCGAAGTCTCTTTATTGAATAA
- a CDS encoding helix-turn-helix domain-containing protein — protein MRKRKTEERIRAIEMHKQGIPRRRIAEELGVSPDSVKTWISLYKSGQKDLLDDTRKKRTYSKAVKLEAVSAHLEEGRTMVDVTSSFNISSPSLLRRWCKEFIEQGDISSSKQDCPDKKLEVTNSIEKIKELEMQVDVLKKALELQRW, from the coding sequence ATGCGTAAACGTAAAACAGAAGAAAGAATAAGAGCAATTGAGATGCACAAACAGGGAATTCCACGAAGGCGGATTGCTGAAGAACTTGGTGTTAGTCCTGATTCTGTTAAAACATGGATATCTTTATATAAGAGCGGACAGAAGGACTTACTGGATGATACAAGGAAAAAAAGAACCTACAGCAAGGCTGTAAAACTTGAAGCTGTTTCGGCTCATTTAGAAGAGGGACGTACTATGGTAGATGTTACCTCATCTTTTAACATTTCAAGTCCCTCTCTTTTAAGACGATGGTGTAAGGAATTTATCGAACAAGGGGATATTTCTAGTTCAAAACAAGACTGTCCAGATAAGAAATTGGAAGTTACAAATAGCATAGAAAAGATTAAAGAGCTGGAAATGCAGGTCGACGTATTAAAAAAAGCCTTAGAGCTGCAAAGGTGGTGA
- the trpB gene encoding tryptophan synthase subunit beta: MREEIMAGFPNGAMYGSFGGSYIPRELEPVMAEIAREYERCRADGTFKEEYLRLLKEYVGRPSALTECLNLSKETGGVRIFLKREDLNHTGAHKINNCIGQALLARRMGKKRLIAETGAGMHGVATATVAALMGMECDIYMGAVDIARQAPNVLRMKALGANVVSVEDGQKTLKEAVDAALAALCADTSLFYLIGSAVGPHPYPTMVQDFQRIIGDEARAQMLEREGRLPDAVVACVGGGSNAIGAFTAFIGDKDVRLIGVEPAGRGLTYGGHAATLTMGEPGVLHGFRSYLLTDGAGEPAEVYSIAAGLDYPSVGPAHADLKVSGRGEYICAGDEEALEAFKLLCRTEGIIPALESSHALAGAMRTAKEMKPGDIVIVNLSGRGDKDMETIAKLGIIE, translated from the coding sequence ATGAGAGAAGAGATAATGGCGGGTTTTCCCAACGGCGCGATGTATGGAAGTTTCGGCGGCTCTTATATTCCCAGGGAGCTGGAGCCGGTGATGGCGGAGATCGCGCGCGAATATGAGCGATGCCGCGCGGACGGCACCTTCAAAGAGGAGTACCTGCGTCTGCTGAAGGAATATGTCGGCCGTCCCTCGGCGCTCACCGAATGCCTCAACCTCTCGAAAGAGACGGGAGGCGTGCGTATCTTTCTCAAACGCGAGGACTTGAATCACACGGGAGCGCATAAGATAAATAACTGCATCGGACAGGCGCTGCTTGCCAGACGTATGGGCAAGAAGAGGCTCATCGCGGAGACGGGGGCGGGGATGCACGGCGTCGCCACGGCGACGGTCGCCGCCCTTATGGGCATGGAATGCGACATCTATATGGGAGCGGTGGATATCGCGCGCCAGGCGCCGAATGTGCTGCGTATGAAGGCGCTCGGCGCGAACGTGGTGTCGGTGGAGGATGGCCAAAAGACGCTTAAGGAGGCGGTAGACGCCGCGCTTGCCGCGCTCTGCGCCGACACCTCGCTCTTTTATCTCATCGGCTCGGCGGTCGGGCCCCACCCTTACCCGACGATGGTGCAGGATTTTCAGCGCATAATCGGCGACGAGGCCCGCGCGCAGATGCTTGAGCGCGAAGGCCGCCTGCCGGACGCCGTCGTCGCCTGTGTCGGCGGCGGCAGCAACGCTATCGGCGCCTTCACGGCCTTTATCGGCGATAAGGATGTGCGCCTTATAGGAGTGGAACCCGCGGGACGCGGCCTCACGTACGGCGGCCACGCGGCGACCCTCACGATGGGTGAGCCCGGCGTTCTCCACGGGTTCAGAAGTTATCTGCTCACCGACGGAGCGGGCGAGCCCGCCGAGGTCTATTCGATCGCGGCGGGGCTGGATTATCCCTCGGTTGGGCCGGCGCACGCCGACCTCAAGGTGAGCGGCCGCGGGGAGTATATCTGCGCCGGCGACGAAGAGGCGCTCGAGGCCTTCAAACTGCTCTGCCGCACTGAGGGGATCATCCCCGCGCTGGAGAGCTCTCACGCCCTTGCCGGCGCGATGAGGACGGCGAAGGAGATGAAGCCCGGCGATATCGTGATCGTGAACCTTTCCGGGCGCGGCGACAAGGATATGGAGACGATCGCGAAGCTCGGCATTATCGAATGA
- a CDS encoding GntR family transcriptional regulator: protein MQSRGYLIYEYFKSRITFGCYNLYESLPSAGTTGRQFACSPQTVRKALLKIRNEGYISLSPGRRAKVIYDAGHKKNPLLKDYLLARKAGFSDLYGSVEFIWQRFMNAGIRMMGKDDIVFLEDCVSRKEADPLWLLTVSFWTILRPIKNDLLLNLFWDTVRYIRFPYLWGSGSRVTSDSDFLRAGLLRIISCIKSGDTRNIAVIFYECYSRIILASNAEAYSLGEAAGLPPQIPFQWEIWRIRTQKCYTAAASLIQKINEGIYPEGSFLPSASALAQNYGVSVMTMRRTIRLLNEISVTKTYNGRGTQVSAMNEEPLKGEKLSPEIMRNMSLSLQGLHLVCLTCGEVMRDTLANAEPADRYAFIQRLEGLLENKRPSNILPACLNFISEKSRLAYVRTVYANLYELSAWTFPLLSHSHDLGGGERSKYLSKESLNLLRSGRFGEFADIFHKKLSQDFPWLQKHLAQLGVKDSLEMCRM, encoded by the coding sequence ATGCAAAGCCGAGGCTATCTTATTTATGAATACTTCAAGTCAAGGATAACCTTTGGCTGCTATAACCTATATGAATCTTTGCCTTCGGCAGGTACTACCGGACGGCAGTTTGCCTGCTCGCCGCAGACCGTCCGTAAAGCGCTTCTGAAAATACGCAACGAAGGCTATATTTCGCTCTCTCCCGGACGCAGGGCAAAGGTAATCTATGACGCCGGTCATAAGAAAAACCCACTCTTGAAGGATTATCTCCTCGCGAGAAAGGCGGGATTTTCAGACCTTTACGGCTCCGTTGAGTTTATCTGGCAGAGGTTTATGAACGCCGGGATCAGGATGATGGGCAAAGACGATATCGTCTTTTTAGAGGACTGCGTATCAAGAAAAGAGGCTGACCCATTATGGCTGCTCACCGTCTCCTTCTGGACGATACTCCGTCCGATAAAAAACGACCTGCTCCTCAACCTGTTCTGGGACACTGTACGCTATATACGTTTTCCATATCTCTGGGGCAGCGGGTCCAGGGTGACGTCTGACTCAGATTTTCTCAGAGCCGGCCTCTTGCGGATAATCTCCTGCATAAAGAGCGGAGATACCCGTAACATAGCGGTAATATTTTATGAATGCTACAGCCGGATCATTTTAGCTTCAAACGCAGAGGCGTATTCACTTGGCGAAGCCGCCGGTCTGCCGCCGCAGATCCCCTTTCAGTGGGAGATCTGGCGGATCAGAACACAGAAATGTTATACCGCCGCCGCCAGTCTGATACAAAAAATCAACGAGGGGATATATCCGGAGGGCTCCTTCCTGCCCTCCGCGTCGGCGCTGGCGCAAAATTACGGCGTATCGGTGATGACGATGCGCCGCACGATAAGGCTGCTTAACGAGATCTCCGTCACCAAAACTTATAACGGCAGGGGGACGCAGGTCTCAGCAATGAATGAAGAGCCGCTGAAAGGGGAAAAGTTATCTCCCGAAATAATGCGTAACATGTCGCTCTCTTTGCAGGGGCTGCATCTCGTCTGCCTGACATGCGGTGAAGTGATGCGCGATACCCTGGCAAACGCAGAACCCGCCGACAGGTACGCCTTTATACAAAGGCTGGAGGGGTTATTGGAGAACAAAAGACCCTCCAACATCCTCCCTGCATGTCTAAATTTCATCAGCGAAAAAAGCCGCCTCGCGTATGTCAGGACGGTCTACGCCAATTTATATGAATTGTCCGCCTGGACCTTCCCGCTGCTCTCACATTCGCATGACCTAGGAGGCGGAGAGAGGTCAAAATACCTCTCAAAAGAGAGCCTCAACCTGCTGCGGAGCGGAAGATTCGGTGAATTCGCCGACATCTTCCATAAAAAATTATCTCAGGACTTCCCCTGGCTGCAAAAACATCTCGCCCAGCTCGGAGTGAAAGACTCCCTCGAAATGTGCAGGATGTAA